One Vicugna pacos chromosome 12, VicPac4, whole genome shotgun sequence genomic window carries:
- the LOC102525269 gene encoding lens fiber major intrinsic protein: MWELRSASFWRAIFAEFFATLFYVFFGLGASLRWTPGPLHVLQVALAFGLALATLVQAVGHISGAHVNPAVTFAFLVGSQMSLLRAICYMVAQLLGAVAGAAVLYSVTPPAVRGNLALNTLHPGVSVGQATIVEIFLTLQFVLCIFATYDERRNGRLGSVALAVGFSLTLGHLFGMYYTGAGMNPARSFAPAILTRNFTNHWVYWVGPIIGGGLGSLLYDFLLFPRLKSVSERLSILKGARPSESNGQPEATAEPVELKTQAL; this comes from the exons ATGTGGGAACTGCGGTCAGCCTCCTTCTGGAGGGCAATATTTGCTGAATTCTTTGCTACCCTCTTCTATGTCTTCTTCGGGCTGGGGGCCTCACTGCGTTGGACCCCTGGACCCCTGCATGTCTTACAGGTGGCTCTGGCCTTCGGCCTGGCCCTGGCTACGCTGGTGCAAGCTGTGGGCCACATCAGTGGAGCTCATGTCAATCCTGCAGTCACTTTCGCCTTCCTTGTGGGCTCTCAGATGTCCCTGCTCCGTGCCATCTGCTATATGGTAGCCCAACTCCTGGGAGCCGTGGCTGGGGCCGCCGTGCTGTACAGTGTCACCCCACCTGCCGTCCGAGGAAACCTAGCACTTAACACG TTGCACCCTGGGGTGAGTGTGGGCCAGGCCACCATAGTGGAGATCTTCCTGACGCTCCAGTTCGTGCTCTGCATCTTTGCCACATACGACGAGAGGCGGAATGGCCGCCTGGGCTCTGTGGCCTTGGCCGTCGGCTTCTCCCTCACCCTGGGGCACCTCTTTGGG ATGTATTACACTGGTGCAGGCATGAACCCTGCCCGTTCCTTTGCTCCTGCCATTCTCACCAGGAACTTCACCAACCACTGG GTGTACTGGGTGGGCCCCATCAttggaggaggcctgggcagtCTCCTTTATGACTTTCTCCTCTTCCCCCGGCTCAAGAGCGTTTCTGAGAGACTGTCTATTCTCAAGGGTGCCAGGCCCAGTGAATCCAATGGACAACCAGAGGCCACAGCGGAACCTGTTGAACTGAAGACCCAAGCTCTGTAA